One Prunus dulcis chromosome 8, ALMONDv2, whole genome shotgun sequence DNA window includes the following coding sequences:
- the LOC117638627 gene encoding alcohol dehydrogenase 1-like: MGLGAILNVAKAKKGSSVAIFGLGAVGLAVSCHAEGARIDVASRIVGVDSNPAMFEEAKKFGVNEFVIPKDHDRPAHEVIAEMTDGGVDGRMECTSNINAFSYAFTTYVFWTREVTFSLSMLEMQFRDGAEESRAWVQCSQSQLTPFICLTKRH, translated from the exons ATGG gACTAGGTGCCATTCTGAATGTAGCAAAGGCAAAGAAGGGATCTTCAGTTGCCATCTTTGGACTTGGCGCTGTTGGTCTGGCTGTGA GCTGCCATGCCGAAGGTGCAAGAATTGATGTAGCATCAAGGATTGTTGGGGTTGACTCGAATCCAGCAATGTTCGAGGAAG CCAAGAAATTTGGAGTAAATGAGTTTGTGATTCCAAAAGACCATGACAGACCAGCGCATGAG GTTATCGCTGAGATGACAGACGGTGGAGTTGATGGTAGAATGGAGTGCACCAGCAACATTAATGCCTTTTCTTATGCGTTCACGACATATGTTTTCTGGACTAGAGAAGTTACATTTTCATTGTCAATGCTAGAAATGCAATTTAG GGATGGGGCTGAGGAATCCCGTGCATGGGTGCAGTGTTCACAATCACAACTAACCCCTTTCATCTGCTTAACGAAAAGACACTGA